From the Longimicrobium sp. genome, the window TGGTGGACACCGGCATGCACGCCTCGAAGTCCAAGATCCTGGAGGCGGCCGAGCAGCTCTACGGCGACCAGCCGCCGGCCGCGATCGTCCTGACCCACGGCCACTTCGACCACGTCGGCACCGTCGAGCGCCTGGCGGCGATGTGGGACGTGCCGGTCTACGCGCACAAGCTGGAGCTGCCGTACCTGACCGGGCGGTCGTCGTATCCGCCGCCGGACCCGACCGTCGGGGGGGGCGCCATGGCGCGGCTCTCCGGGCTCTACCCGAAGAAGCCGATCGACCTCGGCAGCCGGGTGCAGGCGCTGCCCACGGACGGCGATGTGCCCGGCATGCAGGGCTGGCGGTGGATCCACACGCCGGGGCACACGGCCGGCCACGTCGCGCTCTTCCGCGACGCCGACCGCACGCTGATCGCGGGCGACGCGTTCGTCACCACGCGGCAGGAGGCGCTGACGTACGTGATGGAGCAGACGCCCGAGGTGAACGGCCCCCCGATGTACTACACGCCCGACTGGCCCCGGGCGGAGCATTCCGTTCGCCTGCTGGCGGCTCTGGAGCCGGAGCTCGCCGCGACGGGGCATGGCATTCCCCTGGGCGGCGCGCAGCTTCGCGACGAGCTGCGCGCGCTGGCCGCAGACTTCCGTAACCGCGCCATGCCGGCCCGGGGCC encodes:
- a CDS encoding MBL fold metallo-hydrolase, with product VDTGMHASKSKILEAAEQLYGDQPPAAIVLTHGHFDHVGTVERLAAMWDVPVYAHKLELPYLTGRSSYPPPDPTVGGGAMARLSGLYPKKPIDLGSRVQALPTDGDVPGMQGWRWIHTPGHTAGHVALFRDADRTLIAGDAFVTTRQEALTYVMEQTPEVNGPPMYYTPDWPRAEHSVRLLAALEPELAATGHGIPLGGAQLRDELRALAADFRNRAMPARGRYVKEPAVTDERGLVSVPPRAIDADKVMIAAGVAFGLGILLARAARSRRTRHAEYDGYQEPVIL